The nucleotide sequence GGACATCAGCGAGGTCAGCCAGGCGTCGTCGTAGACGTCGAGCTTCTCGTCGTGGGTCAGGTCGTACACCGTGGGCGTACCGGGCTCGACCGGGTCGATGTCGTAGAGGAAGCCGAAGTTCGCATCCGAGGCGCCGGCGGCGTCGAACGCCATCGCGCCCTCGGCGATCCGCCGAACCTGCGGCACGGGAATGCCCGCGGCGCGAGCCAGGTCCGCCATCTCGGTGGGCGTCGCCGCGGCGCCCCGGTGAGTCCACAGCGCGGTGACGAACCGCTGGAACTGCGGACCGGCGGTCGCGGGCGCGTCGCCGTCCCCGGGGCTCGCCGCCTCGACCATCGCGTTGACCACGGCGGCGGAGTACGTGGCGGGCGGGGTGTCGAGGAACGTCAGCGGGCGGTAGGTGACGGCCAACTGGCCGGTCGCGATGTAGTGCGCGAGCTGGTCGCCGAAGTCGGCCTGCAGGTCGGCGCAGTGGCGGCACTGCGGCTCGGTGTAGATCTCGACCTCGACCGGCGCGTCGTCGAAGCCGGCGCGGATGCCGTAGCCGTCGTCGGTGAATGCGACCGGCGCCCGGAGCGGGTCCGGTCGGGCGAGGCCCTCGACGGCGCGGCTGCAGCCGGTCAGCGCGAGGAGGAGGGTCGCGATGGCGAGCAGCGGACCGATCCGGCGCATCGAGTCCTCCTTCGGTCAATGCCCAGTATGGCGAGCGCATGCAGACTTCGCGTCGCGTATCCCTCGGCGCAACCTGCCGGACAGGCTCGGCTGAGACTCTTCTCGGCGTGCGCGTTGCCATCGTCGCCGAGAGCTTCCTGCCCAACGTCAACGGCGTGACCAACTCGGTGCTCCGGGTGATCGAACACCTCCGCCGCACGGGTCACGAGGTCATGGTCATCGCCCCGGACACCCCGCGCGGGCAGGAGCCCGCCGACCGCGTGCACGACGGTGTCCGCGTACACCGCGTACCGTCGCGGATGTTCCCCGGCGTGACGTCGCTGCCGCTCGGGCTGCCGGGACCGCGGATGGTCGGCGTACTCCGCGACTTCGACCCCGACATCGTGCATCTCGCATCGCCCGCGCTGCTCGGCTGGGGCGGCGTCCACGCCGCTCGTTATCTCGACATCCCCACCGTGGCCGTGTTCCAGACCGACGTCGCCGGCTTCGCCGAGAGCTACGGCATCGGCGTCCTGTCGCGCGCGTCGTGGGCGTGGACCCGGCGGCTGCACGGCAAGGCCGACCGCACGCTCGCGCCGTCGACCGCGGCGATGGAGGACCTCGTCGCGCACCGCATCCCGCGGGTGCACCACTGGGGTCGCGGCGTGGACGTCACCGGCTTCGTGCCGTCGGCCCGCGACGACGCGCTGCGGGCGCGCTGGTCGCCCGATGGCAGGCCGGTGGTCGGCTTCGTCGGCCGGTTGGCGCCGGAGAAGCACGTCGAACGGCTCGCCGTTCTGGAGAAGCGTGGCGACGTGAAGCTGGTCGTGGTCGGCGACGGCGTCGACCAGGCCAAGCTGCGTGCGCTCATGCCGTCGGCGGTGTTCACCGGTGCGCTGTACGGCGCCGAGTTGGCTGCTGCCTACGCCAGCATGGACGTGTTCGTGCACCCCGGGGAGCACGAGACGTTCTGCCAGGCCGTGCAGGAGGCGATGGCATCCGGGCTGCCGGTCATCGCGCCCAACGCCGGCGGCCCTCGGGACCTGGTGACGCCCATGCACACCGGGCTGCTGCTCGGGGTCGACGAGTTCGAGGCCAAGCTGCCCGGCGCGGTGGCGCACCTGCTCGCCGAGCGGCAGCGCTACTCGGTTGCCGCGCGCCGCAGCGTGCTAGGCCGTACCTGGCCCGCAGTCTGCGCCCAGCTCGTCGAGCACTACGACTCGGTTCTCGGCCTCCGCGGCGCCAAGGCCGCCTAGGTCCCGGGCGCCCGGCGGCTACTGGCCCCGTCGCCCCGGAACGCCCCTCGCCCCGGCACGCCCGTCGGCCCGGCACGCCTGTCGGCCCCTGCGGCCGCCGCGGCCCGGGGACGGCGATCTCGGTTGCCCGCCTCTGCGCGACAACTCGCGACAATCGCGGTGCCTGCGATGTCGCGTCGCCTCGGCGGCCGCGGAAACTCGATTGCGGTTGCCCGCCTCCGCGCGACAATTCGCGACAACCGGTGTGCGCGCGACGTCGCGTCGCCTCGGCGGCCGCGTGGACGTCGATTGCGGTTGTCCGCCTCTGCGCGACAATTCGCGACAATCGCGGTGCGCGCGACGTCGCGTCGCCTCGGCGGCCGCCGGGAACTCGATTGCGGTTGCCCGCCTCTGCGCGACAATTCGCAATAATCGGGGTGCCTGCGACGTTGCGTCGCCTCGGCGGCCGCCGAGAACTCGATTGCGGTTGCCCGCCTCCGCACGACAATTCGCGACACCGCATCCGCCGGCCGCCCCGTTGTCGCTACTTGTCGCTACAAGGTGGGCAACCGAGATTTAACGTCGTCGGCTCGGCTCGGCTCGGCTCGGCTCGGCTCGGCTCGGCTTGGCTCGGCTCGGCCGTACCCGGCCCATACTCCCGCGGGCGGCCCGGATCGGGATCCCCCAGGGGCCCCGGCCACCCCTTTGTCGCGACTTGTCGCTCAAAGGTGGGCATTCGAGATGCACTGTCGTCCTGCTCGGCGCACCCGACCCGCATCCCGCGTGCGGGCCCGGACCAGCACCCCCGGCCACCCCTTTGTCGCGACTTGTCGTCCAGAGGTGGGCATTCGAGATTCACCCCTGACCGGCTCGGCTCGGCCGCACCCGACCCGCATCCCGCGTGCGGGCCCGGACCAGCACCCCCGGCCACCCCCTTGTCGCGACTTGTCGCTCAGAGGTGGGCACTCGAGATCCACTCCCGTCCGGGCTGAGGCCGCTGCCGCTCACGAATAATCGCGGAACGTCATGACGAAGCCGACGAGGGCCAGCACGACCGCGGCGACGTAGATGACCACCGACAGCCACACCTGCTGCACCGACGATGCCCACCAGCACGACAGGAAGGCGATTGCCAGCAGGCACGCGCCGTAGAACGGCGTGCGCTGCGGATGGTCGCCGCGCGCCACGTGGCTAACCCTGGGCCAACTCGGCGACGGGCTGCCACTCCTCCCACGTCGCGAGCCGGTTCTCGTAGTCGGCCTTCGCGAGGGACAGCGGCAACGCACCGAAGAACACGCGCAGCGGCGGCTGCTCGGCATCGACGACGCGGAGGATGGCCCGAGCCGACGCCTTCGGATCACCCGGCGTCGCCGACCGCTGCGAACGGGCCTTCTCGGCGGCCTCGTGCACCTCTGCGTACTCGGGCAACGGCGTCGCGCGCTTCGCCGACGGGCCGGCCCAGTCGGTGGAGAAGCCGCCCGGCTCGATCAGCGTGACGTGGATGCCGAACGACTCGACCTCCTGCGCCAGCGCCTGCGAGAAGCCCTCGAGCGCCCACTTCGACGCGTGGTAGATCCCGACGTTCTGGAACGCCGTGATGCCGCCGATCGACGACACCTGGATGATGTGCCCGCTGCGCTGCGCCCGCAGGAACGGCAGCGCCGCCTGC is from Mycolicibacterium grossiae and encodes:
- a CDS encoding DsbA family protein gives rise to the protein MRRIGPLLAIATLLLALTGCSRAVEGLARPDPLRAPVAFTDDGYGIRAGFDDAPVEVEIYTEPQCRHCADLQADFGDQLAHYIATGQLAVTYRPLTFLDTPPATYSAAVVNAMVEAASPGDGDAPATAGPQFQRFVTALWTHRGAAATPTEMADLARAAGIPVPQVRRIAEGAMAFDAAGASDANFGFLYDIDPVEPGTPTVYDLTHDEKLDVYDDAWLTSLMSS
- a CDS encoding glycosyltransferase family 4 protein — translated: MRVAIVAESFLPNVNGVTNSVLRVIEHLRRTGHEVMVIAPDTPRGQEPADRVHDGVRVHRVPSRMFPGVTSLPLGLPGPRMVGVLRDFDPDIVHLASPALLGWGGVHAARYLDIPTVAVFQTDVAGFAESYGIGVLSRASWAWTRRLHGKADRTLAPSTAAMEDLVAHRIPRVHHWGRGVDVTGFVPSARDDALRARWSPDGRPVVGFVGRLAPEKHVERLAVLEKRGDVKLVVVGDGVDQAKLRALMPSAVFTGALYGAELAAAYASMDVFVHPGEHETFCQAVQEAMASGLPVIAPNAGGPRDLVTPMHTGLLLGVDEFEAKLPGAVAHLLAERQRYSVAARRSVLGRTWPAVCAQLVEHYDSVLGLRGAKAA
- a CDS encoding SDR family oxidoreductase; protein product: MAEKVWFITGSSKGFGREWAIAALERGDKVAATARDVSALDDLVATYGDAILPLGLNVDDRAADFAAVAQAHEHFGRLDVVVNNAGYGQFGFIEELTEDEARAQIETNVFGALWVTQAALPFLRAQRSGHIIQVSSIGGITAFQNVGIYHASKWALEGFSQALAQEVESFGIHVTLIEPGGFSTDWAGPSAKRATPLPEYAEVHEAAEKARSQRSATPGDPKASARAILRVVDAEQPPLRVFFGALPLSLAKADYENRLATWEEWQPVAELAQG